Proteins from one Myxococcus xanthus genomic window:
- a CDS encoding YciI family protein — protein sequence MKMKYMLMMNTPSGGPYQVMSWPKKDLQAHIAFMAGFATKLGETGELVAAEGLAGPDQAKRVRAGADGKPITDGVFPESKEFLAGYWIIEVDSPERAYAIAAEASAAPGLGGKPMNMPIEVRQVMSGPPPDLM from the coding sequence ATGAAGATGAAGTACATGCTGATGATGAACACCCCGAGCGGCGGTCCGTACCAGGTGATGAGCTGGCCGAAGAAGGACCTCCAGGCGCACATCGCGTTCATGGCGGGCTTCGCGACGAAGCTCGGGGAGACGGGGGAGCTGGTGGCGGCCGAGGGGCTGGCGGGGCCGGACCAGGCCAAGCGCGTGCGCGCGGGCGCGGACGGCAAGCCCATCACCGATGGCGTGTTCCCGGAGTCGAAGGAGTTCCTCGCGGGCTACTGGATTATCGAGGTGGACAGCCCGGAGCGGGCCTACGCCATCGCCGCGGAGGCCTCAGCGGCGCCTGGGCTCGGCGGCAAGCCGATGAACATGCCCATCGAGGTCCGCCAGGTGATGAGCGGTCCTCCGCCCGACCTGATGTGA